The genomic region TTGAGGATGGTTTAAAACAAGAAACAAGCACGAAACGGGCAACGGGCGAGAAGGACGCAGTGATAGGGTTACACCAGCTGGAACGTACAAATGAAAGTCACACCATGGATATGGCAAACAACATTGGGCCACCGTTAAGGCCCACGTGCACTAAGGGTGATCTATTCACAATGGGTTTGAGCACTCAAAAGCCCAAGGGGGACAATAAAACAAGGAGAAGCAAGTTGTCAGGCCAAAAATAAACTGAGTCGAGTGATAATTTAGTGGATAAGGAAAATAAGAAGGAGGACGCAAGTAATGATATGCAGGGAGAAGATATTGAGATGGATTTCTTAACGGGGTCCGAAACTGAAGAAGTGGAGATGAAAAGGAGGGTACGAACTCCATTGCAAGAGATACCAGACAACGTGAAGATAGGGAAGAAGCTTAAGGTGGAAGGAGAGGTTCTGACTCTCAGTAAGTTACTAGCACAACAACTTGGAGCGGCGACGGCTGTTGGACAGCCCCGTCGGGAGCCATGAGTTCGATATGTTGAAACTGtcaggggcttgggaacccctGTACAGTTAATTTTCTCTAGAAAAAAGTTATGGAGGAAGATcccattttggtctttttaatAAAGACCAAGTTTGACGTATCGGAGATGGCAAGTATCAAAAGGAAGTTAGAAAGGCAACAAGGTTTGGTGGTGCCGAGTGTTCGACGTGGGGGTGGTTTGGCGCTTCTATGGAAGAGTTCTACGAGAGTAGATGTCCAGAAATACTCTCCGCACCATATTGATGCCATTGTAACTGAAGAACAAGGGAATAAGAAGTGGAGGTTCACTGGTTTCTATGGCAATCCAGAGACAAACAAAAGAGAGGAGTCATATAGACTGTTGGAAAAACTGAGTAAGTCTTGTGACCTTCCATGGGTGTGCATGGGGGACTTTAATGAAATAATGCATTCCGGTGAAAAAGAAGGTGGAAGTGCATGTCCAGAAGGGCAGATGAGAATTTTCTATGACACGGTAAACCGGTGTAATTTGAGGGATATGGGTTATAATGGTCCAGATTTCACGTGGAGTAGCCGTTTGGGATCGCGAGGTTGGGTTCGGGAGAGGCTTGATAGAGCTTTTGTGTCTACTAGCTGGGTTTCAAGTTTTCCACGAGCGAGGCTTTTCCACGTGGCAACATCGGCATCAGACCATTGCATGCTAGTTCTCAAGGCAGACAGTACGAAACGACGAAACTTTCAGTGACCAAAACTCTTCCAGTTCGAAGCTATGTGGTTGAGAGATGATCGGTGTGACGAGATAGTTACAACGGCATGGGAGAGAGGAGTGTATGGGGGGTCGGAATAGCT from Castanea sativa cultivar Marrone di Chiusa Pesio chromosome 11, ASM4071231v1 harbors:
- the LOC142616624 gene encoding uncharacterized protein LOC142616624 → MASIKRKLERQQGLVVPSVRRGGGLALLWKSSTRVDVQKYSPHHIDAIVTEEQGNKKWRFTGFYGNPETNKREESYRLLEKLSKSCDLPWVCMGDFNEIMHSGEKEGGSACPEGQMRIFYDTVNRCNLRDMGYNGPDFTWSSRLGSRGWVRERLDRAFVSTSWVSSFPRARLFHVATSASDHCMLVLKADSTKRRNFQ